DNA from Alnus glutinosa chromosome 2, dhAlnGlut1.1, whole genome shotgun sequence:
ATTGTATCCAAGGAAAGTGGGCTTCCAAAGGAATCTGCTGTGAGGTGGCTTAGGGCACTGGAAAAGGCTGGCAAGTATCATGTTGAAGCTTGGTCTTGAGCTCGGCTTTATTCTTTATGTTATGGGAATATGAAACACCAGTTTTGCAGGGAATGTTGTAGATTGAGTTTCAGTTGAAGTTTATACTAGAAGCAATTTAAGTTGAGGTGATTGGATGCTTGAGAAAGCATCTGGGATAGTTGTACAATATTGTACAATGGATTAGATTGTTTGCAAAAGTTAAGACTAATATTAATTGCCATTGGTTATGGCTCTTTATTgtcaataaaagagaaaaagaaaagggttgaGGTGCCATCTTGTCATATCTTGGTTTATGCGAAGGTTTTAAAGTAAGTTtgtattacatttttttaatataccaTTTGATTTGCATAGAAAGTGGAATAAGGATCATGCAATATGACTGTTTGAATTGCATGCAATTTGGACAGCGCCACATAGAGGGGTTGTAGACTCACCTGTTTGGAACAAGCGAGTTCTGTAGACCCTTCAATAAGATTATTTGAATCTAACGTTATTCCGGCAGTTAATTATAAGGAAAACCCTGAAGCTAGAAAGTAATCTTTTTTCTTAAGGAAGTGGGTTCGCATCTGCCGCAATCCAAAGCAAATTTCTCTCTATACTTTCAGAAACTGAGcagtggaaaagaaaagaaatttgagGCAAATGCATCAGACATGAAAtacttttttctcaaatttgagTTAGAACAAGGTGTGCCcgtcaggaaaaaaaaaaataaaagaaaagaaaaaatatttagaacaAGGTCTGATTCAGTTATTAGTGCCTCAAAAGTAAAAAGATTTTTCATAGAGTCTGACTTTCACAACCTAAAAATTCCAATGTCTCTCTTGGCTACGAACATTTAAGTGCAAATTTCACCAGAGGAGACTGGAATAATATATAGGAAGCAAATTTCACGTGAAGTTTTATTTGTGTCAATGAGTTACAGCCTAACAGAGtaaatgtattttatttattttgtcaagTATAAAGGTAGGTAGAGTTAATTCAAAAGTTATTGGATGCGCTAAACCGATCCGAAAGGTGATTCGTGTCAAATTGACCCGGATCCGATTGTCCGACTCTCCTTATCCTCAAGCACAAGCAGAGCATAAAACAAACGAAAGCTTAAAAtggctctctttctttctcagtttgtgtgtgtgtgtgtgaaaaaaCTGAAAGATGTTACCAATGGCAATTCAACCAAACCTGAATGTGTCTCTGAAGCCCGTAGCGTTCCCATGCCACAACTCCTTTGAGAAAGCCTCAATCTTTGCAAGGCCGCAGTCACTCTCGCTCTCCCGGTTCAAACCCCTGAATCGCCAGAGTCACAGCACGAGAATCCTCAAACTATCGGCCACAGTCGCCGCTGAAGCAGCAGCACCGGTCACTGAAGACACTCGCGCAGCTGATGATTCCGCCTCCGAATCCCCTCCGGATAAGGAGGtcccacctctctctctctctctctctctgtgcgtGTGTGGTTAATGTTTTTATTGGTGCTAtgtttggtttctgagaaaatggaggaaaaCCAAATCGGAaagtttgtgttttctttttcgttGGAGAAGGGAATTTTTAacagtgtttttattttttggagatCAATTATGTGAGTTTAAGTGGGAGCTTTTAGTTCTATAGTAATATTACTCAAGTCCCCTTTGTGCCATCATCCTAGTGAAATGCTCTGGTTTTCATGTAGTAACCTCGGGAAGGGGACGtgatattttgattatattttttttactaatcaaaaaaaaaagtgggagcTTTTAGTTGGCTGCTGAAATGTAATGTGAAATGTGAAAAACTTGTATTTTTTCGTCTGAATTTCTctaacaaacagaaaatttagtgaaaagtaTATGTTTTTTCTCTGGGTAGATAAGAAATATTAGAAACACTATGATTAAGAGCTTTTCAGGGACACCCCCAATAATAAAAAGAGCCAAAACTTGCACCCAATTTAGAGCCTAATACAGCTATTTGGCACAAGTAAGCTGGGGTTCCTATTTTATGGAAACCCATTAAAACTTGATCCTTTTGTTGCTCACATCTTCTCCACATCCAAACAAAACACCAGTCATTGAAGTGCtttatttgtttgatatttGTAGAAGCTTGGGGTGGTTGTGAAGCCAGTGGAGAAACCGCGGCTTGTATTGAAGTTTATTTGGATGGAGAAGAACATTGGAATTGCACTCGACCAGATGATACCCGGACATGGCACCATCCCGCTGAGTCCCTACTACTTTTGGCCAAGGAAAGATGCTTGGGAGGAGCTCAAGGTGTTACTTGAAAGCAAGCCCTGGATATCTCAAAAGCAGATCATCATTCTTCTCAATCAGGCTACGGACATCATCAATTTGTGGCAGCAGAGCGGTGGCAATCTGGCGTAAGCTTTCaatgtaaattttgtttttttttggatctTCAGCATATTATGTTATATAAGTTGATTCCTCATGACTGTTAGGCTATTGCTGTTGTAACTTTTGTGTTAAGAGTTCTTTTCGAACTGCTTATATGCTTCTTGCTAAATTAAATGGAACTGGGTTTCAATTAGTCATTTGAAttagtattgaatttttttagctGTATAGAGTTCATTTGCATCGGAAATCGCATGACGGGGTGCGCTTGATGATGCAGTTTAACTTGTAATCTCCTTAGAATTAGTTTAGTGGATgaactcttaggcatacaaaCCAATCGTGAGTTCATTTACCTAGCTAAGCTTTTGCAGGGAGAAGAGAGTATTCTTATAGGAAGAGCTTCTTAGTTTAACAACCAGAACCAGATCCTCTACCACATCTGTCACCATGTCGTCGTCCACCCTCTCCAACCTTAAGAATTTCTTTCTATCACCATATCTATTTCCTGCAGTTTTAGCCTCAATATCATGCTGCACTCCATTTCCTCTTCCAAATTTGCAATTTCTGCAGCTCAGCTCGAAGCTGTGTGCTTTAGAAGCCTTCAGCTTGGCTCTTAAAACTCCAATCTCTTAATGAGCACTAGTAAGatttttctcctcttttctttgACGACACCTAGCTCCTACTCCATCAATCTCTAATCTTACTCTTTGTCCTCCCTCACTTTATCTCTGTTCACAAAAGTATATTATCTTGACATTCCGTTGATGTTAGTATTTTTGTGGATAAAATAAGTTACATTAAACCAAAAAATAGATTACATGAGATGAGCGCAAGAGTCCTTACAGCAAAATTCAACCCCAACAATTAagtccaacaacaacaaatcgCGACAGCAGCAAGGAAAATCCAACGGAGAACCCTTGCAGACTTGCAGTAACACAGATTTAAAAATACGAGCCATTGTtgatattagttttttttttttttttgggcaagtgaaatttcattaataaaagaaaggaaaatacaAAATGAGAGAGTTGGGAATCCCAGTAAAGAGCCCAGAACAAAAGTCACTTtgcaaaataaaacttaataacatctGGGAATGGGCAAAATAAATGGTTTGGCCAATAGTTTCTTAGAACACAATCTAAGAAAGGGGCAGTTGGAAACGGCGATGTTTGAGGCAGCCCAGTGGATAGGTTGCATGGAAAAATGCTTATTGCAACTATAAGAGAACATAGAATTTACAACATGGGGGATAACACTGAAAATAATTGGAGGACGCTTAGAGGACATTACAATTGGATCTATGTCTAGATCTGGAAGTCTCCACA
Protein-coding regions in this window:
- the LOC133860825 gene encoding small ribosomal subunit protein cS23-like encodes the protein MLPMAIQPNLNVSLKPVAFPCHNSFEKASIFARPQSLSLSRFKPLNRQSHSTRILKLSATVAAEAAAPVTEDTRAADDSASESPPDKEKLGVVVKPVEKPRLVLKFIWMEKNIGIALDQMIPGHGTIPLSPYYFWPRKDAWEELKVLLESKPWISQKQIIILLNQATDIINLWQQSGGNLA